A genome region from Anopheles stephensi strain Indian chromosome 2, UCI_ANSTEP_V1.0, whole genome shotgun sequence includes the following:
- the LOC118507045 gene encoding uncharacterized protein CG7065-like isoform X1 yields the protein MDLESANDTFCPGDTVARSKPETDIEQHVLGQKVKLSDGTEALVFSRTPRNKDLLFGYSCHICGVVCLYGERMLQIHIAGRKHQARLSVDVFDAEQYRASLVAKTKANPASTDTTNTATAPQSAQSNESSSSSPLARLQNVLDGYRDGPLVGLEYIIELTDSANGSEPFYSCILCNLHDNNESGITTHMISLGHRFKFLEKHYPTVRKLLAPYRNAHQENGGQVFFRVVQTVCEAIEDHHGRLTPHVYDASDFNRNRVKYAQQISFGSHFDERTGPKFVDVIDAKVLQDLAKADGGGGQAQGPPKRYRKREERDSLDSISSVSSDNSMLTISSSGDNEDRGRQRQRSPLNGGGRQRSQQRPRNTGPPERQLLPTPRELSQQSAAIAHERYKWEKYRCTVDIAVAQLTKQLKEYEKNPEKHPLYSEEWKKFWNRRYKELQAEKKDPQKHNFKPEWIEFWTKRMKDLHEEEVARKKDEIRTKMNLPVEGEERTDELREQYALRVPPANKRSRLDSKTGSAEAPILIDVNSDEEEDDYKGGQPMRRSNRSPRSSGRRSDYPEPRKRSTSRSHRSRSPISEDEFDGYSRSRSHRGPPMDHRGEWSGDGGKHRGPPPQRVDYDEWAKNYYGPNKKVFVRTEFDSDNTPLNFIAVCRLLTAFEEYLGSLGPKVIDLMAKALALEKVKANSADDLLLNEDNCMFLETVKEKLKGHMMAETIDPPKMVPIKKAVRNIARLLHEASKREQPAKPPEEEMSQDSLPVSDVATPAATSAPLASGNSLDKIAVAEQLAKLLVAQGKSDFTTDELEELINVYVAMAQMSRERNTIINAKTYLSSLPTPQPVAASVPLAVPKELTPASVVPVIAAPTKAPERARPEPTTGSSVALGGGGGGARWNERKTDVPVRTGNFGSSMPDGLEDENSSSGTLENLTDSDLQTLLQSFKDLSNDEQMHLISYLRKLERTEPERVERLRRYVNFDAWNEPPKDGGGRAGAGDNDGRRDLHSRVSDMDEQSYTGHDDESSFDMFQLSGPTTGGAGGRKPPGQMPLSSSNNGGPQRQQLAQRSQQQQQQQRPTSAQQQPPQQKAGNNMLVDSEDEDDYSYDDILRAASKNVSTIPSQQQGSKTPADAYDTSSSHSLRTNNETTGSGGAGAISLSDTQNLIANLMESLQKSVSDANSHKASPGSAGSSNATSYTNPITTIGTPGGDVPSASIPGKVTNSAANTSSMYPSFAQQQQQHQQQQQQGGQPGMPMHFGGPQGQPPMGGGHMQGPAGQMPAQFGGQYMYPGQMFGANAAAQQQMQQYGGYGNYGYY from the exons ATGGATCTAGAAAGTGCTAATGATACGTTTTGTCCGGGTGATACTGTAGCTCGATCGAAG CCGGAAACCGATATCGAGCAGCATGTGCTTGGGCAAAAGGTTAAGCTGTCCGATGGCACCGAGGCGCTGGTGTTTAGCCGCACGCCACGGAATAAGGATCTGCTGTTCGGGTACAGCTGCCACATCTGTGGCGTGGTGTGCCTGTACGGTGAACGGATGCTGCAGATTCACATCGCTGGCCGCAAGCATCAGGCCCGGCTGAGCGTGGATGTGTTCGATGCGGAACAGTATCGTGCATCGCTTGTGGCCAAAACGAAGG CAAATCCTGCATCTACCGATACCACAAACACAGCGACAGCTCCACAGAGCGCACAGAGCAATGAATCTTCATCCTCGTCACCGTTGGCAAGATTGCAGAACGTGCTGGACGGCTACCGGGATGGTCCGTTGGTGGGCTTGGAATACATCATCGAGCTAACGGACTCGGCCAACGGGAGCGAACCGTTCTACAGCTGCATTCTGTGCAATCTGCACGACAACAACGAAAGCGGCATTACCACGCACATGATCAGTTTGGGCCATCGGTTCAAATTTCTCGAGAAGCACTACCCGACCGTGCGCAAGCTATTGGCACCGTACCGCAACGCTCACCAGGAAAACGGTGGCCAAGTGTTTTTCCGCGTCGTTCAAACGGTGTGCGAAGCGATCGAGGACCATCACGGCCGGCTAACGCCGCACGTCTACGACGCGTCCGATTTTAATCGTAACCGGGTGAAGTACGCTCAGCAGATCTCGTTCGGTAGCCACTTCGATGAGCGCACCGGGCCAAAGTTTGTCGATGTGATCGACGCAAAGGTGCTGCAGGATTTGGCCAAAGCGGACGGTGGCGGAGGGCAGGCGCAGGGACCACCGAAACGCTACCGGAAGCGCGAGGAGCGCGACAGTTTGGATTCGATTTCGAGCGTTAGCAGCGACAACTCGATGCTAACGATTTCGTCCAGCGGTGACAATGAGGATCGGGGCCGGCAGCGGCAACGAAGTCCGCTGAATGGCGGTGGCCGGCAGCGTTCACAGCAGCGTCCGCGCAACACCGGTCCACCGGAACGGCAGCTGCTACCGACTCCGCGGGAACTGTCCCAGCAGTCGGCAGCGATTGCCCACGAACGGTACAAGTGGGAAAAGTATCGCTGTACGGTGGATATAGCCGTGGCGCAGCTAACGAAGCAGCTGAAGGAGTATGAAAAGAATCCGGAAAAGCATCCGCTGTATTCGGAGGAGTGGAAAAAGTTCTGGAATCGGCGTTACAAGGAGCTGCAGGCGGAAAAGAAGGATCCACAAAAGCACAACTTCAAACCGGAGTGGATCGAATTTTGGACGAAGCGTATGAAGGATCTGCACGAGGAGGAAGTTGCCCGCAAGAAGGACGAGATTCGTACGAAGATGAACTTGCCGGTGGAGGGCGAAGAGCGGACGGATGAGCTGCGGGAACAGTATGCACTGCGTGTGCCACCGGCAAATAAGCGCTCGCGGTTGGATTCCAAAACCGGTTCGGCCGAAGCGCCGATCCTGATCGACGTGAATtcggacgaggaggaggacgattACAAGGGTGGCCAGCCGATGCGAAGATCCAACCGATCGCCCCGATCGTCCGGCCGGCGATCCGATTATCCCGAGCCAAGGAAACGGTCCACCTCTCGGTCCCACCGATCGCGCAGCCCGATCAGTGAGGATGAGTTTGATGGATACTCCAGGAGCCGATCGCACCGTGGCCCACCGATGGATCATCGAGGCGAATGGTCCGGCGATGGCGGTAAGCATCGTGGCCCACCGCCCCAGCGTGTCGATTACGACGAATGGGCCAAGAATTATTACGGCCCCAACAAGAAGGTGTTTGTGCGGACCGAGTTCGATTCGGACAATACGCCGCTCAACTTTATCGCCGTCTGTCGGCTGCTGACCGCGTTCGAGGAGTACCTGGGAAGTCTTGGTCCGAAGGTGATCGACCTGATGGCGAAGGCGCTTGCGCTGGAGAAGGTGAAGGCAAATTCGGCCGACGATCTGCTGCTGAACGAGGATAACTGCATGTTTCTGGAGACGGTGAAGGAAAAGCTGAAGGGCCACATGatggccgaaacgatcgaccCACCGAAGATGGTACCGATCAAGAAAGCCGTCCGGAACATTGCGCGATTGCTACACGAGGCTTCGAAGCGTGAACAGCCGGCTAAACCACCGGAGGAGGAAATGTCTCAAGATTCGTTGCCGGTCAGTGACGTGGCCACACCGGCGGCAACCAGTGCACCGCTGGCGAGTGGAAACAGCCTCGACAAGATAGCAGTGGCCGAGCAGCTGGCCAAGTTGCTCGTTGCTCAGGGCAAATCCGATTTCACCACGGATGAGTTGGAAGAGCTGATCAACGTGTACGTTGCGATGGCACAAATGTCCCGCGAGCGAAACACAATCATTAATGCGAAAACGTATTTGTCATCGCTTCCGACACCACAACCCGTGGCCGCCTCCGTTCCGCTGGCGGTACCGAAAGAATTAACTCCGGCGTCAGTTGTTCCTGTCATTGCAGCACCAACGAAAGCACCGGAGCGGGCACGGCCGGAACCTACAACGGGATCGAGTGTTGCATTAGGCGGAGGAGGAGGCGGTGCTCGGTGGAATGAAAGGAAGACCGATGTCCCTGTCCGTACCGGTAACTTTGGCTCCAGCATGCCGGACGGACTGGAGGACGAAAATTCTTCCTCGGGAACGCTCGAAAACTTGACCGACTCCGACCTGCAGACGTTGCTGCAGAGCTTCAAGGATCTGTCGAATGACGAACAGATGCATCTCATATCGTATCTCCGCAAGCTGGAGCGTACCGAGCCGGAGCGTGTTGAGCGATTGCGTCGGTACGTGAATTTCGATGCATGGAACGAACCACCGAAGGATGGTGGTGGACGAGCCGGTGCTGGTGACAATGATGGTAGACGAGATTTGCATAGTCGCGTGTCTGACATGGATGAGCAGAGCTACACGGGACATGACGATGAATCTAGCTTCGATATGTTCCAACTGTCCGGGCCAACGACAGGCGGTGCTGGAGGTCGAAAGCCGCCGGGACAGATGCCTTTGTCCAGCAGTAATAATGGTGGACCACAAAGACAACAGCTTGCTCAACGTtctcaacagcaacaacagcagcagcgaccgACGAGCGCACAACAACAGCCGCCCCAACAGAAAGCGGGCAACAACATGCTCGTAGATTCAGAGGACGAGGACGACTACTCGTACGATGACATTTTACGGGCGGCGTCGAAGAACGTATCCACCATCCCGTCGCAGCAGCAGGGGTCAAAAACGCCGGCCGACGCGTACGATACCAGCTCGAGCCATTCGCTGCGTACAAACAATGAAACGACGGGAAGCGGTGGTGCGGGCGCCATTTCACTGTCCGACACACAGAATTTGATCGCCAATTTGATGGAATCGCTTCAAAAGTCCGTGTCCGACGCAAACAGCCATAAAGCATCACCGGGCAGTGCGGGTTCCTCCAACGCTACCAGCTACACCAACCCGATCACGACGATCGGAACGCCGGGTGGTGACGTTCCTTCCGCGTCCATTCCCGGAAAGGTAACAAATTCGGCAGCAAACACGTCCTCGATGTATCCGTCCTTcgctcagcaacaacagcagcaccagcagcagcagcagcaaggaggACAACCGGGCATGCCAATGCATTTCGGTGGTCCGCAGGGACAACCACCGATGGGGGGTGGGCATATGCAGGGACCGGCAGGACAGATGCCAGCACAATTCGGCGGCCAGTACATGTATCCGGGGCAGATGTTTGGTGCGAATGCAGCTGCCCAACAGCAAATGCAACAGTACGGTGGCTATGGTAATTATGGTTACTACTAA
- the LOC118507045 gene encoding uncharacterized protein CG7065-like isoform X2 — protein MLQIHIAGRKHQARLSVDVFDAEQYRASLVAKTKANPASTDTTNTATAPQSAQSNESSSSSPLARLQNVLDGYRDGPLVGLEYIIELTDSANGSEPFYSCILCNLHDNNESGITTHMISLGHRFKFLEKHYPTVRKLLAPYRNAHQENGGQVFFRVVQTVCEAIEDHHGRLTPHVYDASDFNRNRVKYAQQISFGSHFDERTGPKFVDVIDAKVLQDLAKADGGGGQAQGPPKRYRKREERDSLDSISSVSSDNSMLTISSSGDNEDRGRQRQRSPLNGGGRQRSQQRPRNTGPPERQLLPTPRELSQQSAAIAHERYKWEKYRCTVDIAVAQLTKQLKEYEKNPEKHPLYSEEWKKFWNRRYKELQAEKKDPQKHNFKPEWIEFWTKRMKDLHEEEVARKKDEIRTKMNLPVEGEERTDELREQYALRVPPANKRSRLDSKTGSAEAPILIDVNSDEEEDDYKGGQPMRRSNRSPRSSGRRSDYPEPRKRSTSRSHRSRSPISEDEFDGYSRSRSHRGPPMDHRGEWSGDGGKHRGPPPQRVDYDEWAKNYYGPNKKVFVRTEFDSDNTPLNFIAVCRLLTAFEEYLGSLGPKVIDLMAKALALEKVKANSADDLLLNEDNCMFLETVKEKLKGHMMAETIDPPKMVPIKKAVRNIARLLHEASKREQPAKPPEEEMSQDSLPVSDVATPAATSAPLASGNSLDKIAVAEQLAKLLVAQGKSDFTTDELEELINVYVAMAQMSRERNTIINAKTYLSSLPTPQPVAASVPLAVPKELTPASVVPVIAAPTKAPERARPEPTTGSSVALGGGGGGARWNERKTDVPVRTGNFGSSMPDGLEDENSSSGTLENLTDSDLQTLLQSFKDLSNDEQMHLISYLRKLERTEPERVERLRRYVNFDAWNEPPKDGGGRAGAGDNDGRRDLHSRVSDMDEQSYTGHDDESSFDMFQLSGPTTGGAGGRKPPGQMPLSSSNNGGPQRQQLAQRSQQQQQQQRPTSAQQQPPQQKAGNNMLVDSEDEDDYSYDDILRAASKNVSTIPSQQQGSKTPADAYDTSSSHSLRTNNETTGSGGAGAISLSDTQNLIANLMESLQKSVSDANSHKASPGSAGSSNATSYTNPITTIGTPGGDVPSASIPGKVTNSAANTSSMYPSFAQQQQQHQQQQQQGGQPGMPMHFGGPQGQPPMGGGHMQGPAGQMPAQFGGQYMYPGQMFGANAAAQQQMQQYGGYGNYGYY, from the exons ATGCTGCAGATTCACATCGCTGGCCGCAAGCATCAGGCCCGGCTGAGCGTGGATGTGTTCGATGCGGAACAGTATCGTGCATCGCTTGTGGCCAAAACGAAGG CAAATCCTGCATCTACCGATACCACAAACACAGCGACAGCTCCACAGAGCGCACAGAGCAATGAATCTTCATCCTCGTCACCGTTGGCAAGATTGCAGAACGTGCTGGACGGCTACCGGGATGGTCCGTTGGTGGGCTTGGAATACATCATCGAGCTAACGGACTCGGCCAACGGGAGCGAACCGTTCTACAGCTGCATTCTGTGCAATCTGCACGACAACAACGAAAGCGGCATTACCACGCACATGATCAGTTTGGGCCATCGGTTCAAATTTCTCGAGAAGCACTACCCGACCGTGCGCAAGCTATTGGCACCGTACCGCAACGCTCACCAGGAAAACGGTGGCCAAGTGTTTTTCCGCGTCGTTCAAACGGTGTGCGAAGCGATCGAGGACCATCACGGCCGGCTAACGCCGCACGTCTACGACGCGTCCGATTTTAATCGTAACCGGGTGAAGTACGCTCAGCAGATCTCGTTCGGTAGCCACTTCGATGAGCGCACCGGGCCAAAGTTTGTCGATGTGATCGACGCAAAGGTGCTGCAGGATTTGGCCAAAGCGGACGGTGGCGGAGGGCAGGCGCAGGGACCACCGAAACGCTACCGGAAGCGCGAGGAGCGCGACAGTTTGGATTCGATTTCGAGCGTTAGCAGCGACAACTCGATGCTAACGATTTCGTCCAGCGGTGACAATGAGGATCGGGGCCGGCAGCGGCAACGAAGTCCGCTGAATGGCGGTGGCCGGCAGCGTTCACAGCAGCGTCCGCGCAACACCGGTCCACCGGAACGGCAGCTGCTACCGACTCCGCGGGAACTGTCCCAGCAGTCGGCAGCGATTGCCCACGAACGGTACAAGTGGGAAAAGTATCGCTGTACGGTGGATATAGCCGTGGCGCAGCTAACGAAGCAGCTGAAGGAGTATGAAAAGAATCCGGAAAAGCATCCGCTGTATTCGGAGGAGTGGAAAAAGTTCTGGAATCGGCGTTACAAGGAGCTGCAGGCGGAAAAGAAGGATCCACAAAAGCACAACTTCAAACCGGAGTGGATCGAATTTTGGACGAAGCGTATGAAGGATCTGCACGAGGAGGAAGTTGCCCGCAAGAAGGACGAGATTCGTACGAAGATGAACTTGCCGGTGGAGGGCGAAGAGCGGACGGATGAGCTGCGGGAACAGTATGCACTGCGTGTGCCACCGGCAAATAAGCGCTCGCGGTTGGATTCCAAAACCGGTTCGGCCGAAGCGCCGATCCTGATCGACGTGAATtcggacgaggaggaggacgattACAAGGGTGGCCAGCCGATGCGAAGATCCAACCGATCGCCCCGATCGTCCGGCCGGCGATCCGATTATCCCGAGCCAAGGAAACGGTCCACCTCTCGGTCCCACCGATCGCGCAGCCCGATCAGTGAGGATGAGTTTGATGGATACTCCAGGAGCCGATCGCACCGTGGCCCACCGATGGATCATCGAGGCGAATGGTCCGGCGATGGCGGTAAGCATCGTGGCCCACCGCCCCAGCGTGTCGATTACGACGAATGGGCCAAGAATTATTACGGCCCCAACAAGAAGGTGTTTGTGCGGACCGAGTTCGATTCGGACAATACGCCGCTCAACTTTATCGCCGTCTGTCGGCTGCTGACCGCGTTCGAGGAGTACCTGGGAAGTCTTGGTCCGAAGGTGATCGACCTGATGGCGAAGGCGCTTGCGCTGGAGAAGGTGAAGGCAAATTCGGCCGACGATCTGCTGCTGAACGAGGATAACTGCATGTTTCTGGAGACGGTGAAGGAAAAGCTGAAGGGCCACATGatggccgaaacgatcgaccCACCGAAGATGGTACCGATCAAGAAAGCCGTCCGGAACATTGCGCGATTGCTACACGAGGCTTCGAAGCGTGAACAGCCGGCTAAACCACCGGAGGAGGAAATGTCTCAAGATTCGTTGCCGGTCAGTGACGTGGCCACACCGGCGGCAACCAGTGCACCGCTGGCGAGTGGAAACAGCCTCGACAAGATAGCAGTGGCCGAGCAGCTGGCCAAGTTGCTCGTTGCTCAGGGCAAATCCGATTTCACCACGGATGAGTTGGAAGAGCTGATCAACGTGTACGTTGCGATGGCACAAATGTCCCGCGAGCGAAACACAATCATTAATGCGAAAACGTATTTGTCATCGCTTCCGACACCACAACCCGTGGCCGCCTCCGTTCCGCTGGCGGTACCGAAAGAATTAACTCCGGCGTCAGTTGTTCCTGTCATTGCAGCACCAACGAAAGCACCGGAGCGGGCACGGCCGGAACCTACAACGGGATCGAGTGTTGCATTAGGCGGAGGAGGAGGCGGTGCTCGGTGGAATGAAAGGAAGACCGATGTCCCTGTCCGTACCGGTAACTTTGGCTCCAGCATGCCGGACGGACTGGAGGACGAAAATTCTTCCTCGGGAACGCTCGAAAACTTGACCGACTCCGACCTGCAGACGTTGCTGCAGAGCTTCAAGGATCTGTCGAATGACGAACAGATGCATCTCATATCGTATCTCCGCAAGCTGGAGCGTACCGAGCCGGAGCGTGTTGAGCGATTGCGTCGGTACGTGAATTTCGATGCATGGAACGAACCACCGAAGGATGGTGGTGGACGAGCCGGTGCTGGTGACAATGATGGTAGACGAGATTTGCATAGTCGCGTGTCTGACATGGATGAGCAGAGCTACACGGGACATGACGATGAATCTAGCTTCGATATGTTCCAACTGTCCGGGCCAACGACAGGCGGTGCTGGAGGTCGAAAGCCGCCGGGACAGATGCCTTTGTCCAGCAGTAATAATGGTGGACCACAAAGACAACAGCTTGCTCAACGTtctcaacagcaacaacagcagcagcgaccgACGAGCGCACAACAACAGCCGCCCCAACAGAAAGCGGGCAACAACATGCTCGTAGATTCAGAGGACGAGGACGACTACTCGTACGATGACATTTTACGGGCGGCGTCGAAGAACGTATCCACCATCCCGTCGCAGCAGCAGGGGTCAAAAACGCCGGCCGACGCGTACGATACCAGCTCGAGCCATTCGCTGCGTACAAACAATGAAACGACGGGAAGCGGTGGTGCGGGCGCCATTTCACTGTCCGACACACAGAATTTGATCGCCAATTTGATGGAATCGCTTCAAAAGTCCGTGTCCGACGCAAACAGCCATAAAGCATCACCGGGCAGTGCGGGTTCCTCCAACGCTACCAGCTACACCAACCCGATCACGACGATCGGAACGCCGGGTGGTGACGTTCCTTCCGCGTCCATTCCCGGAAAGGTAACAAATTCGGCAGCAAACACGTCCTCGATGTATCCGTCCTTcgctcagcaacaacagcagcaccagcagcagcagcagcaaggaggACAACCGGGCATGCCAATGCATTTCGGTGGTCCGCAGGGACAACCACCGATGGGGGGTGGGCATATGCAGGGACCGGCAGGACAGATGCCAGCACAATTCGGCGGCCAGTACATGTATCCGGGGCAGATGTTTGGTGCGAATGCAGCTGCCCAACAGCAAATGCAACAGTACGGTGGCTATGGTAATTATGGTTACTACTAA